The Armatimonadota bacterium genome segment CCTCCCACTCGCTTTCCGCATAGTGCTCCACCACCCCGGAGCGGCGGGCGTGCACGTCCGCGCCGCCTAGCTCTTCCGCGGTGACGTCCTCTCCGGTGGCGGCCTTGGCCAGCGGCGGACCCGCGAGGAAGATGGTGCCGCTCCCCCGCACGATCACCGCCTCGTCGCTCATGGCAGGGACGTAGGCGCCACCCGCGGTGCACATCCCCAGCACCGCCGCGATCTGGGAGATCCCCAGAGCGCTCATGCGGGCCTGGTTGTAGAAGATGCGGCCGAAGTGGTCCCGATCCGGGAACACCTCCGCCTGCAAGGGCAGATAGACGCCGCCGGAGTCCACCAGGTAGATGCAGGGGAGGCAGTTCTGGAGAGCGATCTCCTGGGCCCGCAGGTGCTTTTTCACCGTCAGGGGGAAGTACGTGCCGCCCTTGACGGTGGCGTCGTTGGCCACGATCATGCACTCCACCCACCCGGCCGATCCCTGTGACCAGGCTCGCCCCCGGCGCCTCGTTGTCGTACATCCCCCAGGCCGCCAGGGGCGAGAGTTCGAGGAAAGGGGAGCCGGGATCCAGGAGGTGTTCGATGCGCTCTCGGGCGGTGAGCTTGCCGAGCTGCCGCTGTCGGCGCAGGGCCCGCTCTCCTCCCCCTTGGCGGACCCATCGGAGCCGCTCCCGGAGCTCCTCGACGAGCCGCAGGTGGTGGGCCCGGTTCTGCCGGAACTCCTCCGTGTCCGTGTGCACCCGGGACGGGATCCGCTCCATAGGGCCCCACGGGCAGGATACACCAACTCTCCACTCTGCGCAGTTGTCCAAGATCCTCCCGGGGGGATACCATCGAACCGGCATGGAGTTCTCCCTTGCGGAAGAGCACCGGCTCCTGCAGCGGACCGCCCGGGAGTTTGCGGCCGCGGAGATCCTCCCGCACGCTGCCCGCCTGGATGAAGAGCACCGGTTTCCCACCGAGATCGTCCGCAAGCTGGGAGAACTCGGCCTCATGGGGATCACGGTCCCCGAGGCATACGGCGGGGCCGGCATGGACACCCTGGCCTTCGTGATCGCCCTGGAGGAGATCTCCCGGGCCTGTGCGGGCACGGGGACCATCATGGCGGTGAACAACTCCTTGGTCTGCGACCCCCTCCTGCGGTTTGGGACGGAGGAGCAGAAGCGCCGTTACCTGCCGATCCTGGCTTCGGGTCGGGAGATCGGTTGCTACTGCCTCACGGAGCCCGGTGCGGGCTCGGATGCAGCGAGCCTACGCACCACCGCCCGGGAGGACGGGTCGTACTGGGTTCTCGACGGCACCAAGAGCTTCGTCACGAACGGCGCGGAGGCATGGCTGTGCATCGTGTTCGCCCGCAGCGAGCCCGTACAAGGAGCCCGAGGGATCTCCGCCTTCCTGGTAGAAAAGGATCGGCGGGGGGTGATCGTGGGGCGAGAGGAACGGAAGTTGGGGATCAACGCCTCCAGCACCTGCGAGATCCGGCTGGAGGACTGCCGCATTCCCAAGGAGAACCTGCTGGGTGGCCGGGGAGAGGGCTTCCGCATCGCCATGCATACCCTCGATGGAGGCCGGATCGGCATCGCGGCCCAGGCGGTGGGGATCGCCCGGGCCGCCCTGGAGGATGCCCTGGCCTATGCCCGGGAGCGGGTGCAGTTCGGCCGCAGGCTCGTAGACTTCCAGGCCATCCGGTGGAAGTTCGCGGATATGGGCACCCGCATCGAGGCCGCGCGGCCGCCCGCACACCCTGGAGGCGTCCGTGGCCAAGCTCTTCGCCAGCGAGACCGCCATGTGGGCCGCCCATCAAGGCATGCAGATCTTCGGGGGCTACGGGTACCTCCCGGACTACCCCGCAGAGCGCCACTTCCGGGACGCCCGGGTGACGGAGATCTACGAGGGCACCAGCGAGATCCAGCGGCTCATCATTGCCCGCAGACTCCTGGAGGGAGGGAACCCATGAACGTGGTGGTGTGCATCAAGCAGGTGCCGGATACCGAACAGCCCATCCGGGTGAGGTCGGATGGGAGCGGCATCGAGGAGCAGGGCATCAACTGGATCCTCAACTACTACGACGAGCACGCGGTGGAAGAAGCGCTCCGTCTGCGGGAAAGGCATGGGGGGCGTGTGACCGTGGTGTGCGCAGGCCCCGCCCGGGCCACGGAGGCCATCCGCACCGCGCTCGCCATGGGCGCAGATGAAGGAATCCTCGTGAGCGACCCGCTCCTGGAGGAGGCGGACCACCTGGGCCTGGCGCGGGCCCTGGCACGGACCATCCAGCGCCTCAGCTGGGACGTGGTGCTGTGCGGCCGGCTTGCCACGGACGATAACGCGGCGGTGGTGGGCCCCGCCCTGGCGGAATTCCTGGGTGTCCCGCAGGCCACCGCCATCACCAAGCTGGAGATCACAGACGGCATGGCCCGCGTGGAGCGGGAGGTGGAGGGGGGCGTGGAGGTGCTGGAGGTACAGCTCCCGGCCGTGTTCAGCGTGGAGCGCACCATCAACGAACCCCGATATCCCACGCTTCCGGGCATCATGCGGGCCAAGCGCCAGGAGATCCGAACCCTAACCCTGGCGGATCTGGGTCTTGCAGGCTCCGAGGCGGGGGGGGAGGCAGCCCGGGTGCGGTACATGCGCTTTGATCCGCCGCCCCGGCGGGAAGCGGGGGAGGTGATCCGGCCGGAGAGTCCGGAGGAGGCGGCGGAGCGGATCGCGGCGTTCCTGCGGGACGTGGCGAAGGTGCTGTAGATGGGAGGGAAGGCCATGGAGGAGATCTGGGTCCTTGTGGATCACGCCGCGGGACAGCTGCGGCGGATCACCCTGGAGCTACTGGGCAAGGGCCGGGCGCTCGCGGACGCCCGCGGCGGTCGGTTGGTGGCCCTGGTTCTGGGGCATGGAGTTGAGCATCTCGCCGGGCCGCTTGCAGAACACGGGGCGGATGGAGTTCTCCTGGCCGACCATCCCGCGCTTGCGTCGTACCGGGTGGAGGCGTATGCCCACGTGATGGGCGAAGCCATCCAGGAGCACCGCCCGTGGGCGGTGCTCGTACCCTCCACCGCGGACGGGCGGGACCTGGCGCCCCGTGTGGCCGCACGCCTGGGGACGGGGATCGTGACGGACGTGGAGGACCTGTGGGTGGAGGGGGATCGGCTCGTAGCCCGGCGGCCCATGTTCACCCGAAAGGTGGTGGGAACCGTGGCCTTCGTGGGAGATGGACCGCGGATCGCGGTGGTGCTGCCCAAGGTGTTCCCCCCCGCGGGCCGGCAGCAGGGGAGGACCGCGGAGGTCCGGCGTCTGGAGGTGGATCCGGAGGCGGTACCCGTGCGAACCCGGATTGTGGAGCGCCGGGAGGTGCGACGGGAGCGGGTTTCGCTCACGGAGGCGGAGATCGTGGTGAGCGGGGGTCGTGGGCTGCGGGGTCCGGAGAACTTCGCCCTGCTGGAGGAGCTGGCCGCGGAGCTGGGAGCCGCGGTGGGCTCCAGCCGTCCGCCCGTGGACAGCGGCTGGGTGCCCCACGACTACGAGATCGGGCAGACGGGCAAGACCGTGAGCCCGACCGTGTACATCGCGGTGGGGATCTCCGGCGCTCCGCAACACCTGGCGGGCATGTCGGGCTCGAAGTACATCATTGCCGTCAACAAGGATCCCAATGCCCCCATCTTCCAGGTGGCGACCCTGGGGGTGGTGGGGGACCTGTTTGAGATCGTTCCGCGTCTCGTGGCGGCGGTGCGGCGCGCGAAGACGGCTTCGTAAGCGCCCGAAGACGTCCCTCGGGGCAGAAGGGAGGCATACCGTGCGCGCCATCGTCCCCGTGGCAGGGTTCGGCACGCGGCTGCGGCCGCATACCTATACCCTTCCCAAGGCCCTCATCCCCGTGGCCGGCAAACCCATCCTGGGCCACATCCTGGATACCCTGCTGGATCTGGGGATCCGGGAGGTGG includes the following:
- a CDS encoding electron transfer flavoprotein subunit beta/FixA family protein; the protein is MNVVVCIKQVPDTEQPIRVRSDGSGIEEQGINWILNYYDEHAVEEALRLRERHGGRVTVVCAGPARATEAIRTALAMGADEGILVSDPLLEEADHLGLARALARTIQRLSWDVVLCGRLATDDNAAVVGPALAEFLGVPQATAITKLEITDGMARVEREVEGGVEVLEVQLPAVFSVERTINEPRYPTLPGIMRAKRQEIRTLTLADLGLAGSEAGGEAARVRYMRFDPPPRREAGEVIRPESPEEAAERIAAFLRDVAKVL
- a CDS encoding electron transfer flavoprotein subunit alpha/FixB family protein; this encodes MEEIWVLVDHAAGQLRRITLELLGKGRALADARGGRLVALVLGHGVEHLAGPLAEHGADGVLLADHPALASYRVEAYAHVMGEAIQEHRPWAVLVPSTADGRDLAPRVAARLGTGIVTDVEDLWVEGDRLVARRPMFTRKVVGTVAFVGDGPRIAVVLPKVFPPAGRQQGRTAEVRRLEVDPEAVPVRTRIVERREVRRERVSLTEAEIVVSGGRGLRGPENFALLEELAAELGAAVGSSRPPVDSGWVPHDYEIGQTGKTVSPTVYIAVGISGAPQHLAGMSGSKYIIAVNKDPNAPIFQVATLGVVGDLFEIVPRLVAAVRRAKTAS